The window TTCATTTTATTCAACTCTTACATTACGTGCTTTGAGCTTTCACCTTTTAGCCTGACACCAGATGGGTCACCCTTGAATATAGAAAACAAAATTCAGCCCGCATCTTTTTAAGTATTCTTTGTAATTATTTTTGCCACGAAGACACTAAGACACAAACAGACAAATTTCAAATAATAGCCAAAATACTAAATACCAAAACTCAAACAGCAAATTACAAATAATTTACAAATTCCGATTTCCAATATTTAAATTCCAATTTCCAATTTTATTTGTTCTATAAGCTTATCGCTTATCCAGAAACCATTAAACCTTAGCCTGTAAATCTCTTTAACAGGATCTTCCACTAGACCTCTTTGCCATGCCAATCTTATAACACCTATTGTCCCCATAACTTTAAGATTAACAGATGTGGCAAATAGACGCGGCTCTCTGTTGTCAAGCAGTAATAAATCAGCGCTGAGTTCTTGTCCAAGAGTTACAACCTCAGCCTCGCCATCATCTAAAATTGTTCTAAGGGCGTCAATTTCATGCTTGTTTCTTGCCGAAACTACTTTTATCC of the Candidatus Brocadiaceae bacterium genome contains:
- a CDS encoding DUF3368 domain-containing protein; the protein is MMHKVISNASPLIALTGINLLHILNDLWKEIIIPEAVYKEVVTNGGGKPGVAAIKSACKSWIKVVSARNKHEIDALRTILDDGEAEVVTLGQELSADLLLLDNREPRLFATSVNLKVMGTIGVIRLAWQRGLVEDPVKEIYRLRFNGFWISDKLIEQIKLEIGI